Proteins co-encoded in one Oncorhynchus keta strain PuntledgeMale-10-30-2019 chromosome 36, Oket_V2, whole genome shotgun sequence genomic window:
- the mmrn2a gene encoding multimerin-2a: MTAVGELMLLVLGLMVTAHCEVRARDPEVEEEDQGLPVERGGWDTQGVGVHPGPGKFDIPHLRNGPNGRRPDIPGSAHHPVRYGPHGQPHQAGPGQHPLGLLPKETAPAPGEGGSYPARTGNWCAFVHRRIESIVESCGTEKYTIKSQSPCPNGTPDCQLVMYKLSTRPVYREKQKIFTALLWRCCPGHGGENCEETVSDPADPTVAGRPHTRDTEPHHTGAQSRLTHQAEREQNDFQASENPLYELHASEADNNNKHTESRESPSYPRQAQEHIPHHGYDHPHNPNHHQRDFNHGDPIRDEVEAVPLLPYQDSQSPLPLLHMMALLMSQLQPMLDGYNRTLEHLTQEVEGLSRDVALLQNSQWEVEEAALRGAGAGEGPEALEAKLEQSFQDTKEVRRELERQRAEMADRLHSQHAMLHYNITNFKTDIDGKIKRNHKMLQVNLQSMNATLSDMKLEQDRLSEVLQRHLTNPGARREPSQVHPSQAQQPPKDSAVWEAIARLDNKVVNNTVRVNALVEDLEMANDNVLDLKRGFRDLEENIAQTGRNSQIQFMETGLEVEAAKVAVLNRVNELASNLTIHSEQLQEMETDMDYLYTQFYQNVSAAGDCDCQAFTASFSRLEQGLTNVTELANDNRLALDGSTDAGSEHWGPSVDDVMASLAFEQEKTRTLQNNLTQLMTSVLGSHRDVLSLQESDKRLEAEMRHLSSSFYSLLKDAIRHTEVLEMLLGEEVMGFMDWPLHKQEAHSIPALQKRLQHMQHQIRGQNLSLTTLLEAVRAEEVPSSDEPSVLVDLASRGLKRRSGDQRSDHLMDSAASEDRQDYSDSDLRSLEKAVEELGEKVNRLEYRPCPASCNITKDSTAGGVEAKMQVEVAWLRKGLENHLRLFKNVFSNSEGLAESESTLDLDQLWALMKRKERKRERKRKDKKEGIKDHIGERANLRSRRDTSVLSKLRDSPLMFLARSIQRSRPSDSLLVSGDTYLNLGQMYSTHTGMFQAPLAGVYLFVLTLNFETGPSLSGLRRENGELAATLHQDKMALYGPVTRVCLLQLRQGEELRLELLEGTLVTDDPKDNVFAGLLLHHTT; this comes from the exons ATGACAGCCGTGGGGGAACTGATGCTGCTGGTGCTGGGGCTGATGGTGACGGCCCACTGTGAGGTTAGGGCTAGAGACcctgaggtggaggaagaggaccaAGGCTTGCCtgtggagagaggaggctgggataCCCAGGGGGTGGGTGTCCACCCTGGACCTGGGAAGTTTGACATCCCCCACCTGAGGAATGGACCCAATGGCCGCAGACCTGATATCCCTGGCTCTGCCCACCACCCCGTAAGGTACGGACCACATGGGCAACCCCATCAGGCTGGTCCTGGACAACACCCCCTGGGTCTGCTGCCCAAGGAGACTGCACCAGcaccaggagagggagggagctacCCAGCCCGCACCGG AAACTGGTGTGCGTTCGTGCACCGCCGCATTGAATCCATTGTTGAATCCTGTGGCACAGAAAAATACACCATCAAGTCCCAGAGCCCCTGTCCCAATGGCACGCCTGACTGCCAGCTCGTCAT GTACAAGCTCTCTACCCGGCCAGTGTACAGAGAGAAGCAAAAGATCTTCACAGCCCTGTTGTGGAGGTGCTGCCCAGGACACGGAGGGGAGAACTGTGAGGAAACAG TGTCTGACCCTGCGGACCCTACGGTGGCAGGACGACCACATACCAGAGACACTGAGCCTCACCACACAG GTGCACAGTCTAGACTCACCCACCAGGCTGAGAGGGAGCAGAATGACTTCCAGGCGTCTGAGAATCCTCTGTACGAACTCCATGCCTCAGAggctgacaacaacaacaaacacacagagtCCCGAGAGTCCCCCTCATACCCTCGACAGGCCCAAGAGCACATCCCTCACCATGGCTACGACCACCCCCACAACCCTAACCACCACCAGCGGGATTTCAACCATGGAG ATCCAATCAGGGATGAGGTGGAAGCTGTCCCTCTACTGCCCTACCAAGACTCCcagtctcccctccctctactccacATGATGGCCCTGCTAATGTCCCAGCTCCAGCCCATGTTGGATGGCTACAACCGCACCTTGGAGCACCTAACCCAGGAGGTTGAAGGTCTGTCCCGGGATGTGGCTCTGCTCCAGAACTCTCAGTGGGAGGTAGAGGAGGCAGCCCTGCGTGGAGCAGGGGCTGGAGAGGGTCCCGAGGCCTTGGAGGCTAAGCTGGAGCAGAGTTTCCAAGACACCAAGGAGGTGAGGAGggaactggagagacagagagctgagaTGGCAGACAGGCTACACTCCCAGCATGCCATGCTGCACTATAACATCACCAACTTCAAGACAGATATTGACGGCAAGATCAAACGCAACCACAAGATGTTACAG GTTAATCTCCAGTCCATGAATGCCACCCTGTCAGACATGAAGCTGGAGCAGGACCGTCTGAGTGAAGTGCTCCAGAGGCACCTGACCAACCCAGGGGCCAGGAGAGAACCCAGCCAGGTCCATCCCAGTCAGGCCCAGCAGCCTCCAAAGGACTCAGCAGTGTGGGAGGCTATCGCCCGTCTGGACAACAAGGTGGTCAACAACACAGTGAGGGTAAATGCCCTGGTGGAAGACCTAGAGATGGCCAATGACAACGTCCTGGACCTGAAGAGGGGCTTCCGAGACCTTGAGGAGAACATTGCCCAGACGGGGAGGAACAGCCAGATCCAGTTCATGGAGACGGGCCTGGAGGTGGAAGCGGCTAAAGTAGCCGTGCTGAACCGCGTCAATGAACTGGCCAGCAACCTGACCATCCACTCGGAGCAGCTGCAGGAGATGGAGACTGACATGGACTACCTGTACACACAATTCTACCAGAACGTCAGCGCTGCCGGAGACTGTGACTGCCAGGCATTCACCGCCTCCTTCTCCCGTCTGGAGCAGGGCCTGACCAACGTCACCGAGCTGGCCAACGACAATCGGCTGGCCCTGGATGGAAGCACCGATGCTGGGTCGGAGCACTGGGGTCCCTCTGTGGACGACGTCATGGCCTCCCTGGCCTTCGAGCAAGAGAAGACCAGAACTCTCCAAAACAACCTGACTCAGCTGATGACCTCAGTCCTGGGCAGCCACAGGGACGTGCTCAGCCTGCAGGAGAGCGACAAGAGGTTGGAGGCTGAGATGCGCCACCTCTCCAGCTCCTTTTACTCTTTGTTGAAGGACGCCATCCGCCACACTGAAGTGCTGGAGATGCTCCTGGGGGAGGAGGTGATGGGGTTCATGGACTGGCCCCTCCACAAACAGGAGGCTCACTCCATCCCAGCGCTGCAGAAGAGGCTCCAGCACATGCAGCATCAGATCAGGGGCCAGAACCTCAGCCTCACCACCCTGCTGGAGGCTGTCCGGGCAGAGGAAGTCCCATCCTCAGACGAGCCCTCCGTGCTAGTAGACTTGGCCTCCCGCGGGctgaagaggaggagtggagaccaGAGGAGTGACCACCTCATGGACTCAGCAGCCTCTGAGGACAGGCAAGACTACTCGGACAGTGACCTGCGTAGCCTTGAGAAAGCAGTGGAGGAGCTGGGGGAGAAGGTCAACAGGCTGGAGTACAGGCCTTGCCCTGCCAGCTGCAACATCACCAAAGACAGCACCGCTGGTGGTGTGGAGGCCAAAATGCAGGTGGAGGTGGCCTGGCTGAGGAAGGGTCTAGAGAATCATCTGCGGCTCTTTAAGAATGTCTTCAGTAACTCAGAGGGGCTGGCCGAATCAGAGAGCACCCTGGACCTGGACCAGCTGTGGGCCCTGatgaagaggaaggaaaggaagagagagaggaagcgcaAGGACAAGAAAGAGGGGATAAAAGATCATATTGGAGAGCGCGCTAACCTTCGCAGCAggagggatacatcag TTCTATCCAAGCTGAGGGACAGTCCCCTGATGTTTTTGGCCAGAAGCATACAGCGCAGCAGACCAAGTGACAGCCTGCTGGTTTCGGGGGACACATACCTAAACCTCGGCCAGATGTACTCCACTCACACTGGGATGTTCCAAGCACCTTTAGCAGGGGTCTACCTCTTCGTGCTGACATTGAACTTTGAAACTGGTCCCTCGCTATctgggctgaggagagagaatggggagctGGCTGCCACTCTGCATCAGGACAAGATGGCATTGTATGGCCCCGTCACCCGTGTGTGTCTCCTACAGCTGCGCCAAGGAGAGGAGCTCCGTCTCGAACTGTTGGAAGGGACTCTGGTGACTGATGACCCTAAGGACAACGTCTTCGCTGGGCTTCTCCTTCATCACACCACCTGA